One Tenebrio molitor chromosome 2, icTenMoli1.1, whole genome shotgun sequence genomic region harbors:
- the LOC138122879 gene encoding probable cytochrome P450 6a13 has translation MIFILLIIVIAVGFYFFKSSYTYWDKRGVPGPKPKLFFGNFGQSFLFKKSPAEVYSDIYNDFPDASMVGVFRANSPTLIIRDPELIRDVAVKSFRNFQDNELIIDKKDDPLLGRHPFFIGGEEWRTTRVLLTPGFTSGKMKWIYPLLEDVSKHFIKFIEKRIESTKTETHNAKDLCVRFTLDNVTSCALGLEAKSFEEETNEFRYIADRFFTPEGWKNVVLYLVTIIPFLSKFVSVKFLSKEIEEKFTNIVVETLKYREANNIVRNDFLQMLHQMKKSSNDDSFTDLEITAHAAGFFGDSYETSSITMHFLLYELASNPEAQTKLREEIVKAFDENEKLPYEELQTMPYLDAVLNESLRLHPPLGSLNKMCTESYTYVPRDNDVIKKPVIIEAGTPVILPVYGLHRDPKYFDDPNSFKPERFIGTNKEKIVKYTYMPFGEGPRACLGQRFGILQIKMGIAYVIKNFEVSVNGRTKSPMKYNPIYFMTIPNDPLWLDFKKIV, from the exons ATGATTTTCATTTTACTAATAATAGTAATTGCCGtgggattttatttttttaaatcgagcTACACTTATTGGGATAAACGTGGGGTGCCAGGTCCAAAACcgaaacttttttttggcaattttgggCAAAGTTTCCTTTTCAAAAAATCACCAGCCGAAGTTTATTCTGACATATACAA cgATTTTCCGGATGCTTCTATGGTCGGTGTCTTCAGGGCAAATTCCCCTACGCTTATAATACGAGACCCGGAACTAATTAGAGATGTCGCTGTCAAATCATTTCGCAATTTCCAAGACAACGAACTCATTATAGATAAAAAAGACGATCCGTTATTAGGAAGACATCCCTTTTTTATAGGTGGTGAAGAATGGAGAACCACTCGAGTACTCTTGACTCCTGGTTTCACCAGCGGAAAA ATGAAATGGATATACCCTCTTCTCGAAGATGTCagtaaacattttataaaatttatagaaaagCGGATAGAATCGACGAAAACTGAAACTCACAACGCAAAAGATTTATGCGTGAGGTTCACTTTAGACAATGTCACAAGCTGTGCTTTGGGACTAGAGGCTAAATCTTTCGAAGAAGAAACTAACGAGTTTAGGTACATTGCCGACAGGTTTTTCACACCAGAAGGCTGGAAAAACGTTGTGTTGTACCTCGTCACCATTATTCCCTTCTTATCGAAATTTGTTTCAGTGAA GTTTCTCTCCAAGGAAATCGAagagaaatttacaaatatcGTGGTGGAGACATTGAAATATCGTGAAGCGAACAATATTGTCCGCAACGATTTCCTACAGATGCTGCACCAGATGAAGAAAAGCAGTAACGATGATTCTTTCACAGATCTCGAAATTACTGCTCATGCTGCAGGATTCTTCGGCGACAGCTACGAAACTAGCTCTATAACAATGCATTTTTTACTGTACGAGCTTGCCTCCAATCCCGAAGCCCAGACGAAACTCAGGGAAGAAATTGTCAAAGCTTTCgacgaaaacgaaaaattacCGTACGAAGAACTGCAAACGATGCCGTATTTGGACGCTGTCTTAAATG AATCTCTAAGATTACATCCACCTCTTGGCTCCTTGAACAAAATGTGTACAGAATCGTACACTTATGTGCCCAGAGACAATGACGTCATTAAGAAACCTGTCATCATTGAAGCCGGTACTCCTGTAATTTTACCAGTTTATGGTCTTCACCGTGACCCGAAATATTTCGACGATCCAAATTCGTTCAAACCTGAGAGATTTATCGGAACCAATAAAGAAAAGATAGTGAAGTACACCTACATGCCGTTCGGTGAAGGTCCCAGGGCTTGCTTAG GACAGAGATTCGGAATTCTTCAAATTAAAATGGGAATTGCTTACGTCATCAAGAATTTTGAAGTTTCCGTTAACGGAAGGACAAAATCGCCTATGAAGTACAATCCCATATACTTTATGACCATACCGAATGATCCTCTGTGGCTCGATTTTAAAAAGATTGTATAA
- the LOC138122878 gene encoding probable cytochrome P450 28a5 has product MILILIITAITVGLYLLNVNYQYWKKRGVPGPKPTFLVGNLGQNFLVKKSLAEVFSDIYNAFPDSPMVGIFKASTPTLLIRDPELIRDITVKSFGHFHDNELFLDKDVDPLLGRNPFFMKGEEWRTTRVHLTPGFTSGKMKWIYPLLEDVSEQLVKFIEKQCIKASDEGLDAKDVCMRFTLNNVGSCAFGLEAKCFEEDNNEFRQIADRFFTPEGWQTTKVFIVSVIPFLSKFISIKFTPKDVEEKLENIVSQTLKYRDENNVVRNDFLHILHQMMKECKDGSFTSIDVTAHAAGFFGDGYETSSVVMHFILYQLAADLDSQTKLRQEINKVFQQNDNTLPYEELQKMPYLDAVFNETLRVHPPLGSLNKVCTENYTYVPKDKSVISKPVVIEAGTTVILPLYGLHRDPKYFDDPNSFRPERFLGGNKNKIVKYTFMPFGEGPRACLGQRFGTLQIKIGVAYVVKNFQLSVNAKTKFPIKYDPMYFLTLPKGGLWLDLKKIV; this is encoded by the exons atgatattaattttaataataacagcAATTACTGTCGGACTTTacttattaaatgtaaactaTCAGTACTGGAAAAAGCGTGGAGTGCCTGGACCAAAACCAACCTTTCTTGTGGGAAACCTGGGGCAgaattttcttgtaaaaaaatcactaGCAGAGGTTTTTTCTGATATTTATAA TGCATTCCCAGACTCTCCCATGGTTGGAATTTTTAAAGCCAGTACTCCAACCCTCCTAATACGAGATCCCGAACTGATCAGAGATATTACGGTCAAATCGTTCGGTCATTTTCACGATAACGAATTATTCCTCGACAAAGACGTCGACCCGCTGTTAGGAAGAAATCCATTTTTCATGAAAGGTGAAGAATGGAGAACGACACGCGTTCACTTAACACCCGGCTTTACGAGCGGAAAA ATGAAGTGGATCTATCCGCTTTTGGAAGATGTTAGTGAACAACTTGTTAAATTCATCGAGAAACAATGCATCAAGGCTAGTGACGAAGGTCTAGATGCAAAAGATGTATGTATGCGTTTTACGTTGAACAACGTCGGGAGCTGTGCGTTTGGTCTCGAAGCGAAATGTTTCGAAGAAGATAACAATGAGTTTCGACAAATTGCCGATAGATTTTTCACACCAGAAGGCTGGCAAACTACTAAAGTGTTTATCGTCAGCGTGATTCCATTTCTTTCGAAATTCATTTCTATTAA ATTTACTCCAAAAGATGTTGAAGAAAAACTCGAAAACATTGTGAGCCAAACACTCAAGTACAGAGACGAAAATAACGTTGTTCGAAACGATTTCCTCCATATTCTTCACCAAATGATGAAAGAATGTAAAGATGGTTCTTTTACGAGTATTGACGTGACTGCTCATGCTGCTGGATTTTTCGGCGATGGCTACGAAACTAGTTCCGTAGTGATGCATTTCATACTCTACCAACTTGCCGCGGATTTAGACTCACAAACTAAATTAAGACAAGAGATTAATAAagtatttcaacaaaatgatAACACTTTACCTTACGAAGAACTACAAAAGATGCCATATTTGGACGCAGTTTTCAACG AGACGCTCAGAGTGCATCCACCTCTTGGTTCTTTGAACAAAGTGTGTACCGAGAACTACACTTACGTTCCCAAGGATAAAAGCGTCATCAGCAAGCCCGTCGTCATCGAAGCTGGAACCACTGTGATTTTACCTCTCTACGGTCTTCATCGCGATCCTAAATATTTTGACGATCCGAATTCCTTCAGACCTGAAAGGTTTCTTGGGGGCAACAAAAACAAGATCGTGAAGTACACGTTTATGCCCTTTGGAGAAGGGCCAAGAGCTTGCTTAG GGCAAAGGTTCGGAACATTGCAGATAAAAATTGGAGTCGCTTATGTCgtaaaaaattttcaacttAGCGTTAATGCAAAGACAAAATTCCCGATCAAGTATGACCCGATGTATTTTTTGACTTTACCAAAAGGTGGATTGTggcttgatttaaaaaaaattgtttaa
- the LOC138123784 gene encoding cytochrome P450 9e2-like: MKKSLFDVLADIYNKYPDWPFVGIFRGTAPVLLIRDPDLIKDIMVKSFDHFHDNDLEADKTVDPLLGRNPFFLKGGEWKTVRSQLTPGFTSAKMKWLYQYLEETSEQMIKFIQNEPNAMNGNGYESKELCSRFTLNNVSSCAFGIEGRCFEDNNSEFWQISRQIFTSGIFQTLIFMVQAIFPFISKFVTAKFLNKAVENRLTTLVSKTLKYREEHGIIRNDFLHILNQLKKTCKEYEFTDVDITAHATGFYIDGFETSATAMSFLLYELAANPQVQTRLREEVCTSLKDNNNKLCYELLQKLPYLDAVLNESLRMYPPLFALGRKCTKAYTCVLKNGEPFVIEKDVSILVPLSGLHYDSKYFIAPQRFNPDRFMGADKENVLKYMYLPFGEGPRACLGQRFARLQMKIGIAYIVKNFKLSVHEKTRVPIEYDPLSIVTTPKGGLWINFESVA; this comes from the exons AtgaaaaaatcactttttgaCGTTCTGGCTGACATCTACAA CAAGTACCCGGACTGGCCATTCGTCGGGATATTTAGAGGAACCGCCCCTGTACTCTTAATTCGTGATCCAGATCTAATCAAAGACATAATGGTCAAGTCGTTTGATCATTTTCACGACAACGACTTGGAAGCCGATAAGACGGTTGACCCTTTACTTGGACGAAATCCGTTTTTCTTGAAGGGCGGAGAATGGAAAACAGTGAGAAGTCAACTGACGCCAGGTTTCACAAGTGCAaaa ATGAAGTGGCTGTACCAATATTTGGAAGAAACTAGCGAGCAAATGATAAAATTCATTCAAAATGAGCCAAATGCTATGAACGGGAACGGCTACGAGTCCAAAGAGTTATGTTCTAGGTTTACTCTAAACAATGTGTCCAGTTGCGCCTTTGGCATCGAAGGAAGATGTTTTGAAGACAATAACAGCGAATTTTGGCAAATTTCACGACAAATTTTCACAAGCGGAATTTTTcaaactttaatttttatggtaCAGGCAatatttccatttatttcaaagtttGTAACAGCCAA atttctcAATAAAGCCGTCGAAAATCGCCTTACAACTTTGGtatcgaaaacattaaaatatcgCGAGGAACACGGCATCATTCGGAATGATTtcttacatattttaaatcaaCTAAAGAAGACTTGCAAAGAATACGAATTTACGGATGTCGACATCACTGCTCATGCTACAGGCTTCTACATTGACGGATTCGAAACTAGCGCTACAGCAATGAGTTTTCTACTGTACGAACTAGCGGCCAATCCTCAAGTTCAGACTCGACTTCGAGAAGAAGTTTGTACGAGTCTCAAAGACAACAACAATAAGCTGTGCTACGAGTTGTTGCAGAAACTGCCGTACTTGGACGCTGTTCTTAATG AATCATTAAGAATGTATCCCCCACTTTTCGCTTTGGGAAGAAAATGCACAAAAGCTTATACTTGCGTTCTCAAGAATGGAGAACCTTTTGTAATAGAAAAAGATGTTTCAATTCTAGTGCCATTGTCTGGACTTCACTATGactctaaatattttattgcgcCACAACGTTTCAATCCTGACAGATTCATGGGAGCTGATAAGGAAAacgttttgaaatatatgtactTGCCTTTCGGAGAAGGACCGAGGGCTTGCTTGg GTCAAAGATTCGCTCGGTTACAAATGAAAATTGGAATTGCTTACAtcgtaaaaaattttaaattgtctgTTCATGAGAAGACGCGGGTACCGATCGAGTACGATCCATTATCTATCGTTACAACACCTAAAGGCGGACTCTGGATAAATTTCGAGAGTGTTGCATAA
- the LOC138123788 gene encoding uncharacterized protein, producing MNKCSICKQRFDNTELLQSSQDEYFCKECFKYEYCAGEVSKKEKPIVTNNKCEGDSLAKTKKMFTHAELLTIKQEREMRRNTISTSKRPLQCPHVDCNRYVSICDLNAHFQHEHIEVPIAQTSLDDRNPLTFYPRDIRYGVKQCLILLNVIVPPEEPNDSSQSDKPSSITVAVLASRMAAAQLGDETNQSIVEDEEVNGTVISNNDKIIIWMASNVVCDYSYTVAVSTVSEDIRVKYYGPVLQLGNSPKKLCMEGHCLILSHFHFLGMSENGLKPLQLDVIVHSED from the exons ATGAACAAGTGCAGCATCTGTAAACAAAGATTCGACAACACAGAATTGCTCCAAAGCAGCCAGGATGAATACTTCTGCAAGGAATGCTTCAAGTACGAATATTGTGCAGGTGAAG TTTCTAAAAAGGAAAAACCAATAGTAACCAATAATAAATGCGAAGGAGATTCGTTagcaaaaaccaaaaaaatgtttactcaTGCGGAACTGTTAACAATAAAGCAGGAGCGGGAGATGAGACGGAACACGATTTCTACGTCGAAGAG ACCGTTGCAGTGTCCCCATGTTGATTGTAACAGATACGTGAGCATTTGTGATCTCAACGCGCACTTTCAGCACGAACACATAGAAGTGCCCATCGCTCAGACTTCCTTGGATGATAGAAACCCCCTCACATTTTACCCCAGAGACATACGATACGGTGTCAAACAATGTCTCATTCTTCTCAACGTTATCGTGCCGCCAGAAGAACCGAATGATAGCAG CCAGTCGGACAAGCCATCGTCGATTACGGTCGCGGTGTTGGCGTCGAGAATGGCGGCGGCTCAACTCGGAGACGAAACTAATCAGTCCATAGTTGAAGACGAGGAAGTAAACGGAACGGTGATCTCCAACAATGACAAAATCATAATATGGATGGCGTCGAATGTTGTTTGTGATTATAGTTACACAGTCGCAGTTTCGACCGTTTCTGAAGACATCAGAGTCAAGTATTATGGTCCTGTGCTGCAACTGGGGAATAGTCCTAAGAAACTTTGCATGGAAGGACATTGTTTGATCCTGAGTCATTTTCATTTCTTAGGAATGTCAGAAAATGGACTTAAACCACTGCAGTTAGATGTTATCGTACATTCTGAGGACTGA
- the LOC138123793 gene encoding cuticle protein 19-like — MLYLKLSLLIVAITESTAHPKVVYHEEEGNVLQYDGVQPQQQQQQQNLEEDHVVDYYAPPKYTFKYGVNDYHTGDIKSQQESRDGDVVKGQYSVVEPDGSVRTVEYTADKHSGFNAVVHKTVPTQHQQQIHEEEATVQGHY, encoded by the exons ATGCTTTATTTAAAG TTAAGTTTGTTGATTGTGGCGATCACGGAATCAACAGCCCACCCGAAAGTGGTATACCACGAAGAAGAGGGCAATGTGCTCCAGTACGACGGAGTTCAACCgcagcagcagcagcagcagcagAATCTCGAAGAAGACCACGTCGTCGACTACTAC GCTCCTCCCAAATACACGTTCAAATACGGAGTCAATGATTACCACACGGGAGACATCAAGAGTCAGCAGGAAAGTCGTGATGGCGACGTAGTCAAAGGTCAATATTCCGTGGTAGAGCCGGATGGCTCTGTCAGGACGGTGGAGTACACGGCGGACAAGCATAGCGGTTTCAATGCAGTTGTACATAAAACGGTACCCACTCAGCACCAGCAGCAAATACACGAAGAGGAGGCAACAGTGCAAGGTCATTATTAA